The DNA segment CTCTGGGGGATCAGCTTGATGAAACAGCTGATCATGTAGTTACAGAGGAACTCCAGCACTAGAAGAGGTGGTGTGTTGAGGAAGGAAGATGAGACCACCCACTTTGGTGGTAGTGCAGGCTTGTATCAACCTCAGGCCATTATGAAGCACCAGTTGTAAACATAGTGTGTTCATGTAAAATGGGGGATCCACGTCAATGACATATAAATAAACAGCACTTAATTGTGGACCTATTGAAATCGCATTGTGAGGAAGTTGCACATATTTCATAACAAAAATTGCAACCATGCATTCCTCCACaaatttaatattatttcaaacagtggaagaatggatttttttttcccgtgGAAGAAGCTCAGTGCTGTTATCTGAGGCCAGACATATAAATAAGCATCATTCAAATCATCCCATGCAGCATTACTTGGTGTACCAGTGTAGTgctaaacaaatgaaaaatagcacGGGTTGCAAACAGCAAGGAAATTATAGGAGTCATGTTTCTAATAACAAAAGAACTAATTCTCAAGCATTAAGCActatttatgttaaaatttgTGGGAGGAATGAGATCACAATGATTAAAAATGGGAGCAGAGGTCATCCATGAGACAGTCACAGACCAGGCCAAGGTAAAACAAATGCTAACATGAGCAATATAAGACAAATTctgtctcttctccttccttcctcttcttcctccctacCTCAATACTTCCCCAAAGCAAACATGCATACTAGCAAGGAATTTCTCATTCAGAAACAATTCTAACACACAATAAACATGGGATTTAAAATTCCACAGCTAGGTCAGTCTCTTATTTGTTCCCTTTAGCATCCATTCTCTTTGTAAGAGCTAACTGtttaacagaagtaaaaaaatcactcaATAAATAACAGTTCTCAAAATGCTTCAATGAAGCTGTAGCACAGCCTGCACTATCTTAGATTTCATCATTGTCCTATAAAGAATAGAGAGAGCTCAGACAAGATTAATGGTTTTTATATATCAGAAGCAATTAGGTAATACGTTATGTCATAAAATATGAATAACATTTACTTGGCTCCAAATCAGTCTCTTCAGTGGCTGTACTTTGCTTTAGACTAAGAACAAAGAGCCCCACAGAAATAAACACACAGCTCTTATTACACAATGCCCTATAACTGATAGGGGAAAGTAACGGTTCACTGAAGTTTAGCATGAGGAATTAGGAGTTAGAAGATGAGCTATAATCCCAACTCATTGTGACAATCTAAGCAAATTCCTTCATGTCTCTGTGCTTCAAACTGTCCACCAGTAAACTGCAATAATTACCTTCCTTCCTAAAGCATTACAAGCACTGaatgaaaaacttttaaaatactgtatcacatggaaatgttttttgcaTCATCTTTACTAAAATAACAGAAGACAGAGTGATCACAGCTAGTCAGTGCTATCTCAGCAGGATTTGTGCACAAGCTTCTCAGTGCTTTAGTCATGGTTCTGCTTTAGGAGTCATTGACTTCCTCAGCAGACCTCATCCTGCACACCTGGAATAGCCTTGCAAAAAGAACGATGCCAAGATAACTACTTAGTTGCGTCATGAAGATGATCAATTCTGTTACTGAACATTGGTCTTTTCCTCTTAGGTAACAAATCTGAATGAAATTCAGAAACTGCTGCTCTTGGCACATTATAGCACATACAAGAAGCTTGTAAATAAGAAAGTGCTCCAAAAAGTCCTACCAGTTTAAATACCCTCTTTCTCCCACAAAGGATGGCAAATGAAGTACACCACAATTTAATAGTTCATCTGTGTAAAAGAAAACTTCCATGGGCATGTTGGCAATTCCCTGAAGCAAGTTTAAACATAAGATTCACAGGAAGAAAGCACTCTACAGCATGTCTTAccttcagtaaaaaaatatgATCTTGTCCCATCTTGTCTAACATAAAAGTTTTCTCCAAGTTTGCTGCCAGATTTAAACCTGAGCATTGCATGATCATACAGTCCATAGTCTCTGAACAAGACACACTTGCCTGGTTTTAATACCTGTCACATAATGTGTATATGCTTTAATAAGGTAAATGGATTTAgccatatatatgtatttatttgtacaCACATACAGACACATAATTAAGACAAGGTATCCTAACACATTCAATACAGAagtgatatatatatattgaaTCCATTCCCTGTGCAACAAAACAGTTGTATATAAACTGTTCCCCACGAACAGTAGACTACAAATAGTTTTAAGATATCTGTTTGGGTGTAGATCAGCTAAATAAGCTTTTTGCAACATCTTCAAatacagaggaaagaagaaaatacacagtttaacaataaaaattaagtcCTACCAGGGCATTTTCTTTGTTGGATAGTATACAGTCTGGCACATGATTTTGCTTAAcgattaaatataaaatttagaatacaatgacatttcttttttcatgttagaaagaaaaatgttgcaatatagtaagaaataaaaaaggaacaatttcAGGAAAATGGATTGCaggtttgagggttttttaaattcctctttCGCAAAGAAATCAAGCCATCAAGAGTTCAAAATTTAGAAATACATGGTCATTGGCCATGCTGACTTTAGACATGTGATGCATGCAAGTTTCCTACCTCATCAAATACCAGCTGTATTTGTTAGAGGAGAAAAGGAGTACTTGCCACTTGCAAATCTGTGCAGAAACCTACAAGCGAGTTAAATGAGCCAGGCATCTCCACTGAGAAAACAGTAATTAGCCTTTTCATGTGCACGAGCTAAGAACCAACCCTGACTTTGGAAAACAGCTGGAGATATACCAAGAAATCTAACATTCCCTTTTGAAAATACTAATGATAAAACAAACAAGATATCTGATAATATAAACCCCCAAATATAAACCCCCaaatacacacatatgcataaataaaaaatatgttgaCTATTTCCTTCTGCAGTCAATATATGACATCTTGGGGAAATTCAAAACAATCACAATTCAGATTGTTTAAACCACCCTCTGGATGGCCCTATCCTAGTCTATCAACTAACAAAGGCAGCCTAGGGAGATGAGTCTCTCTAGATTAATGCTGATCTCTGAAAATCTGACTTCTAAATCACCACAGATcaagcatttttaataataacaatagcATCCTAACTGCAAGTCACTGTATCCTCTGGAAGTCAATTTTGGTTCACTGTCATTCACACCTTATCAACACAGACACCTCTGCAATCCATAAATATTAGTTGTAGCATACAACCTAGGAGACCAAATCACAGGttcaaaatacctttttgttGATGGCATGCATTAGGCCAGAATCCAAACCACCTCACAATaccaagagaggaaaaaaaaacattttaaaacatattttagtcCCATATACTAGGTGAACTAACTAAATACATCCATGGAATATTGTATTAAAGATCACCATTACAAGAGGGGTTatattctcagaaaaaaattgtactttcaggctaaaaagaaggaaagggctTTAAAGGCTGTAAAATCAGCTAGTTTTACCTTGTAAATGTTCTTTAAGACAAGATGCATTTTGTCAGGATGAATGGCAGAAAGCACAAATATAAGTGTGACAACATCCACAGAATCTGCTGGTATGTTTTCTAGAAGATCATCTTTGGTAAGATCACACTGGAACACTTTACATCTTTCCGTACTGTATAAGGCATTTTTCTAGGGAAATGAGAAGAGTAtgctttcactgaaaattaGAGGCATTTGTTATTGCAGAACAGTAAAAAGTTTGTGAAACTAATCAGTAGAGTGACACAAAATATGGTGGCAAAAGAACATTAACTTCCAACAGGTGACTAATGCAATCAGAAATTCTTTGCTGCATACTACAATAGTGAAACTACAACTACTAGAATAGTCTGTTCTCAGGAATTTGAGAAGGAATGTGCATTAAGACAGTTAAGAAAGCATACCATTTCTGTTCTACCGCTGCTTctactctttaaaaatacagaaatattattaaaagaaattctgcATTACAAGGTGATCAAAGTACATCTCTTGAGCTACAAGTATACTGTAAACAGGTTGGGTCCATGGCACATAACCTGCAGCCAGGCTGTTCTAGCCCACAGTTTTGCTTGGTAAAAGGAAACCTGGTCTGGACAAGAaggaagatcagcaagagctgtGGAAGCAGACACCATTAAGTCATCCAAAACCCAGGGTACACACTCATCCCAACCTCATCTTGCAGTGCAGCTGTGGCATCCCAGGGAGCTGCTGTCCTCTCCTGTTTGCCACATGTATTTCCTCTCATCTTTCCCATGAGATATGCAGTATGTGTCTTGTGGTTCTTGGTCACAAATGTCCCACAAGAGAATGCTTTCATGTAACAGATATATAGAAATTTACCTGTGATTACAAACTTAATAAACAAGGGGACTTTTAAAGCCCCAAGCCCCCACGAGCCTTGCTGGAAGACACTAACTTTGGACTGCAGTACCAGTTACCTATGAATAAGTATAAACATACCTATTTCTAATCAGGCTACAAATTTCCATAACAATAACTTTCACACCCCTGTTTTCAAGATTCTCTTTGGGACTCCCTCTGCCCCACAAACATCAAGGGCAAGCTTCCATCCCAAACAAATTTTGCTTGTACTACACAGTCAGCAGAGACATAGTAGCACTCCCAAAAAACAGTCTTCACAAATCATTCAAGTAAAGTAATATACATATATTACCATAATACTATAATTTGACACTGAAAAACTAGGTCTTGGGCAATGATTCGACTTCTTGCATAGGAGCTCCACTGGAATGGATCAGTCTCCATTTTTTGGCAAAAGCTATTCTACCCTTCTTAcaaaaaggaaggcaagagaagtCTGTCATTCCAGTCATCTGTAATTTCAGAAGCTTCTAAAGACACTCTAAAAGAAGTTCCAGATATCACACCAACCTTCACATACTCAACAGCTCTAGGAGAGAAATCACAGGCGTATGCAAAAATATTCAGATCTTCTTCTAAGAGTGGAAACAAGCAGTTCCCAACCCCACAACCTGCTTCCAGAATGGTCAGTTTCTGATCTGCAAACTGGGGAGGAAGAAATCCAAGATAAAGcacataatttttgttttcctcatgaTATAAGCAGAGACACTGTTcaatcagcattttaaaagctatatCAATTTTAATTACCACTGATTCAAAAACAAAAGTAGGCATCCACTGGATAATCTGATactacaaaaaagaaatcttgattTCTGGAAAATTACAAATCTTTTTagaatatattaatatttctttagTCATCTACCCCTTAAATAATCAACAGATTGTTGTACtatttctgtcttgtctttcGTTCAGCTATAATGAACAACAGATGCATCTGGCTATTCCCCTTAATGATGTTTTGCAATTAGCCTGTAATTCTGGATGCTCTTCTTTAAAGCAGTGTTCTGAAGTGCACCAACTTGCATCTGAAAATGTCACATCACAGAGAGACAAGTTGTCTATTTAGGACACAAAACAAATATTCCAGATTTCGTTCTTAGTATCCAATATGGGTCAATTACAAACTGAAACTGAACTGATGCATTTGATTCTGAGGAGGTATCTTTGATATTAAGAGAAATTACACAGACCACTGCAAATTTAACATGTGACAGTTCTTACACTAATGGCTTTGTTATAAGTATTATTAAATCATTTGAAAACAATCAATCCCGCCTTTTACAGTGGAAGTGTATAGATCTCACCTCCCGACATGCTTTTAACTCTTGAAACTCTCTGGTTGTCCAATGTCTGTCTTTGAAGAAGTTGgtgctgtttcttttgtaaaataGATCCCAGTTCTTCTGCGCCTCTTTCTCCAGTTTTAGTTGTTTGAACTCAGACACCAAAACCTGATCTTTTGCCAGTCTCTCAACTTCTTCTGGGCTAAGGATTCTTGCACTATGGCTTTTTTGGAAAGCATCATCTTCAATAGATGTTGTTATTATATTTAAGCAATTGGCTGATGTGTTTTCTTGGGACATCTTAGATTCTGTCACACAAATATGAACGCCAAAGACCcaagggtgattttttttctttagtgtaTGTTCCCATCACTTAACCTAGGTAAAATAACCAAGGATctagaagcagaagaaaaatgagaaagagtTACAGTACGCACTTATTGTGATTTTACGGTGATCTGTCCTACCTGATGGACTTCAATACCACTGGATTTCTCTTAATTTCAGAAACCCTCCATCCAATCTAACAACTGCATATGACATCATACTGATATCAAAATTAAAGAAGATACTTAACAGAGTCTGCTGGTCTTCCCTC comes from the Haliaeetus albicilla chromosome 2, bHalAlb1.1, whole genome shotgun sequence genome and includes:
- the METTL6 gene encoding tRNA N(3)-methylcytidine methyltransferase METTL6 isoform X1 gives rise to the protein MSQENTSANCLNIITTSIEDDAFQKSHSARILSPEEVERLAKDQVLVSEFKQLKLEKEAQKNWDLFYKRNSTNFFKDRHWTTREFQELKACREFADQKLTILEAGCGVGNCLFPLLEEDLNIFAYACDFSPRAVEYVKKNALYSTERCKVFQCDLTKDDLLENIPADSVDVVTLIFVLSAIHPDKMHLVLKNIYKVLKPGKCVLFRDYGLYDHAMLRFKSGSKLGENFYVRQDGTRSYFFTEEFLSQLFKAEGYEQVVSEYVQRETVNRKEDLCVQRVFLQGKFQKPFSLTGNETA
- the METTL6 gene encoding tRNA N(3)-methylcytidine methyltransferase METTL6 isoform X2 codes for the protein MSQENTSANCLNIITTSIEDDAFQKSHSARILSPEEVERLAKDQVLVSEFKQLKLEKEAQKNWDLFYKRNSTNFFKDRHWTTREFQELKACREFADQKLTILEAGCGVGNCLFPLLEEDLNIFAYACDFSPRAVEYVKKNALYSTERCKVFQCDLTKDDLLENIPADSVDVVTLIFVLSAIHPDKMHLVLKNIYKVLKPGKCVLFRDYGLYDHAMLRFKSGSKLGENFYVRQDGTRSYFFTEEFLSQLFKAEGYEQVVSEYVQRETVNRKEDLCVQRVFLQGKFQKPFSKS
- the METTL6 gene encoding tRNA N(3)-methylcytidine methyltransferase METTL6 isoform X3 yields the protein MSQENTSANCLNIITTSIEDDAFQKSHSARILSPEEVERLAKDQVLVSEFKQLKLEKEAQKNWDLFYKRNSTNFFKDRHWTTREFQELKACREFADQKLTILEAGCGVGNCLFPLLEEDLNIFAYACDFSPRAVEYVKKNALYSTERCKVFQCDLTKDDLLENIPADSVDVVTLIFVLSAIHPDKMHLVLKNIYKSSCLSFSRLRDMSKWSVNMCSEKL